A region of Arabidopsis thaliana chromosome 5, partial sequence DNA encodes the following proteins:
- a CDS encoding antiporter/ drug transporter (drug transmembrane transporters;antiporters; FUNCTIONS IN: antiporter activity, drug transmembrane transporter activity; INVOLVED IN: drug transmembrane transport, transmembrane transport; LOCATED IN: membrane; CONTAINS InterPro DOMAIN/s: Multi antimicrobial extrusion protein MatE (InterPro:IPR002528); BEST Arabidopsis thaliana protein match is: proteinaceous RNase P 3 (TAIR:AT4G21900.1); Has 105 Blast hits to 104 proteins in 20 species: Archae - 0; Bacteria - 0; Metazoa - 0; Fungi - 0; Plants - 100; Viruses - 0; Other Eukaryotes - 5 (source: NCBI BLink).) → MLREAVLKNGGGWHGHGWVGDGKWIVKKGNVSSTGRCLSCSEQLACVDTNEVETQKFVDSLVALAMERKAKMNSCESDVVFSEFQDWLEKHGDYEAIVDGANIGLYQQNFVDGSFSLSQVLPSILCIKISTNFLFFHFFFCFRNPLKYSTNGPPNL, encoded by the exons ATGCTTAGAGAAGCTGTTTTGAAGAATGGAGGTGGGTGGCACGGGCATGGGTGGGTTGGTGATGGAAAATGGATTGTAAAGAAAGGTAATGTTAGCTCAACAGGAAGATGTTTGAGCTGCAGTGAGCAGTTAGCTTGTGTAGATACCAATGAGGTAGAAACACAGAAGTTTGTGGATTCTTTGGTGGCTTTGGCTATGGAAAGGAAGGCAAAAATGAATTCATGTGAGTCAGATGTGGTCTTCAGCGAGTTTCAG GACTGGCTTGAGAAACATGGAGATTACGAAGCTATAGTAGATGGAGCAAATATTGGGCTCtaccaacaaaattttgtagatGGCAGTTTCAGTCTTTCACAGGTTCTCCCATctattttatgtataaaaatatcaacaaattttcttttttttcatttttttttttgttttagaaaccCACTTAAGTATTCCACCAATGGACCaccaaatctttaa
- the AGL62 gene encoding AGAMOUS-like 62 (AGAMOUS-like 62 (AGL62); FUNCTIONS IN: DNA binding, sequence-specific DNA binding transcription factor activity; INVOLVED IN: cellularization of endosperm, endosperm development; LOCATED IN: nucleus; EXPRESSED IN: 15 plant structures; EXPRESSED DURING: 7 growth stages; CONTAINS InterPro DOMAIN/s: Transcription factor, MADS-box (InterPro:IPR002100); BEST Arabidopsis thaliana protein match is: MADS-box transcription factor family protein (TAIR:AT4G36590.1); Has 1807 Blast hits to 1807 proteins in 277 species: Archae - 0; Bacteria - 0; Metazoa - 736; Fungi - 347; Plants - 385; Viruses - 0; Other Eukaryotes - 339 (source: NCBI BLink).), giving the protein MVKKSKGRQKIEMVKMKNESNLQVTFSKRRSGLFKKASELCTLCGAEVAIVVFSPGRKVFSFGHPNVDSVIDRFINNNPLPPHQHNNMQLRETRRNSIVQDLNNHLTQVLSQLETEKKKYDELKKIREKTKALGNWWEDPVEELALSQLEGFKGNLENLKKVVTVEASRFFQANVPNFYVGSSSNNAAFGIDDGSHINPDMDLFSQRRMMDINAFNYNQNQIHPNHALPPFGNNAYGINEGFVPEYNVNFRPEYNPNQNQIQNQNQVQIQIQNQSFKRENISEYEHHHGYPPQSRSDYY; this is encoded by the exons atggtgaaaaaaagcaaaggtcgtcaaaaaatagagatggtcaaaatgaaaaatgaaagtaaCCTTCAAGttactttttcaaaaagaagatcTGGACTTTTCAAAAAGGCTAGTGAGCTTTGCACACTTTGTGGTGCAGAAGTGGCCATAGTTGTGTTCTCACCTGGTCGAaaagtcttttcttttggtcatCCAAATGTTGATTCTGTAATTGATCGATTCATAAACAATAACCCTCTACCTCCTCACCAACACAACAACATGCAACTTAGAGAAACTCGTCGAAATTCGATTGTTCAGGATCTGAATAATCATCTTACTCAG gTGTTGAGTCaattagaaacagagaaaaagaagtacGACGagttaaagaaaataagagaaaagacaaaagcCCTTGGGAATTGGTGGGAAGATCCCGTTGAGGAACTTGCGTTATCTCAACTCGAGGGGTTCAAAGGTaatcttgaaaatttgaagaaagtaGTTACAGTCGAAGCTTCCAGATTTTTTCAGGCAAATGTTCCAAACTTCTATGTGGGAAGTTCTAGTAATAATGCTGCTTTTGGGATTGATGATGGTAGTCATATCAACCCTGATATGGATCTCTTTAGCCAAAGAAGAATGATGGACATAAATGCCTTCAACTACAACCAGAACCAAATTCACCCTAATCATGCATTACCACCCTTTGGAAACAATGCTTATGGTATTAATGAAGGGTTTGTTCCAGAATACAATGTGAACTTCAGACCAGAGTAtaacccaaaccaaaaccaaatccaaaaccaaaatcaagttcaaatccaaatccaaaaccagagttttaagagagaaaacatCTCTGAATATGAACATCATCATGGTTATCCTCCCCAGTCTAGATCTGATTACTATTAA
- the ARF4 gene encoding auxin response factor 4 (auxin response factor 4 (ARF4); FUNCTIONS IN: sequence-specific DNA binding transcription factor activity; INVOLVED IN: vegetative phase change, regulation of transcription, DNA-dependent, abaxial cell fate specification; LOCATED IN: nucleus; EXPRESSED IN: 25 plant structures; EXPRESSED DURING: 12 growth stages; CONTAINS InterPro DOMAIN/s: Aux/IAA-ARF-dimerisation (InterPro:IPR011525), Transcriptional factor B3 (InterPro:IPR003340), AUX/IAA protein (InterPro:IPR003311), Auxin response factor (InterPro:IPR010525); BEST Arabidopsis thaliana protein match is: Transcriptional factor B3 family protein / auxin-responsive factor AUX/IAA-related (TAIR:AT2G33860.1); Has 1807 Blast hits to 1807 proteins in 277 species: Archae - 0; Bacteria - 0; Metazoa - 736; Fungi - 347; Plants - 385; Viruses - 0; Other Eukaryotes - 339 (source: NCBI BLink).) → MEFDLNTEIAEVEEEENDDVGVGVGGGTRIDKGRLGISPSSSSSCSSGSSSSSSSTGSASSIYSELWHACAGPLTCLPKKGNVVVYFPQGHLEQDAMVSYSSPLEIPKFDLNPQIVCRVVNVQLLANKDTDEVYTQVTLLPLQEFSMLNGEGKEVKELGGEEERNGSSSVKRTPHMFCKTLTASDTSTHGGFSVPRRAAEDCFAPLDYKQQRPSQELIAKDLHGVEWKFRHIYRGQPRRHLLTTGWSIFVSQKNLVSGDAVLFLRDEGGELRLGIRRAARPRNGLPDSIIEKNSCSNILSLVANAVSTKSMFHVFYSPRATHAEFVIPYEKYITSIRSPVCIGTRFRMRFEMDDSPERRCAGVVTGVCDLDPYRWPNSKWRCLLVRWDESFVSDHQERVSPWEIDPSVSLPHLSIQSSPRPKRPWAGLLDTTPPGNPITKRGGFLDFEESVRPSKVLQGQENIGSASPSQGFDVMNRRILDFAMQSHANPVLVSSRVKDRFGEFVDATGVNPACSGVMDLDRFPRVLQGQEICSLKSFPQFAGFSPAAAPNPFAYQANKSSYYPLALHGIRSTHVPYQNPYNAGNQSSGPPSRAINFGEETRKFDAQNEGGLPNNVTADLPFKIDMMGKQKGSELNMNASSGCKLFGFSLPVETPASKPQSSSKRICTKVHKQGSQVGRAIDLSRLNGYDDLLMELERLFNMEGLLRDPEKGWRILYTDSENDMMVVGDDPWHDFCNVVWKIHLYTKEEVENANDDNKSCLEQAALMMEASKSSSVSQPDSSPTITRV, encoded by the exons ATGGAATTTGACTTGAATACTGAGATTGCGGAGgtggaagaggaggagaatgATGATGTAGGAGTAGGAGTAGGAGGAGGAACAAGAATTGACAAGGGTAGGCTTGGAatttcaccatcttcttcttcttcatgctCTTCCggatcatcatcgtcatcatcttctaCAGGCTCTGCATCTTCCATTTACTCTGAGCTTTGGCATGCTTGTGCTGGTCCTCTCACTTGTCTTCCCAAGAAAGGCAATGTAGTTGTCTATTTCCCTCAAGGTCATTTGGAGCAAGATGCTATGGTTTCATATTCGTCTCCTCTTGAAATCCCCAAATTTGACCTTAATCCCCAAATCGTCTGCAGGGTGGTTAATGTCCAGTTGCTT GCTAATAAGGACACCGATGAGGTCTACACTCAAGTCACTCTGCTTCCACTTCAAGAG TTTTCGATGCTAAATGGGGAGGGGAAAGAGGTCAAGGAGTTAGGAGGGGAGGAAGAGAGGAACGGAAGCTCATCCGTCAAGCGGACACCTCATATGTTCTGTAAAACCTTAACAGCGTCTGACACAAGCACACATGGAGGCTTCTCTGTACCTAGAAGAGCCGCTGAAGATTGTTTTGCTCCTCTT GACTACAAACAACAGAGGCCATCTCAAGAGCTCATTGCAAAGGACCTCCATGGAGTAGAGTGGAAGTTTCGCCATATCTATAGAG GTCAACCAAGGAGGCATCTACTCACCACTGGTTGGAGTATCTTTGTCAGTCAAAAGAATCTCGTCTCTGGTGATGCGGTTCTCTTTCTGAG AGACGAAGGAGGAGAGCTGAGATTAGGAATCAGAAGAGCAGCACGGCCAAGAAATGGACTTCCTGACTCAATCATTGAGAAGAATTCATGTTCAAACATTCTGTCTCTTGTGGCTAATGCTGTATCTACAAAAAGCATGTTTCATGTGTTCTACAGTCCACG AGCGACGCATGCAGAGTTTGTGATTCCTTATGAGAAGTATATCACAAGCATCAGGAGTCCTGTTTGCATAGGCACAAGATTTAGAATGCGATTTGAAATGGACGATTCTCCTGAGAGAAG ATGCGCTGGTGTAGTGACTGGAGTCTGTGACTTGGACCCGTATAGGTGGCCAAACTCTAAATGGAGGTGCTTGTTG GTGCGATGGGATGAGTCTTTTGTGAGTGATCATCAAGAAAGAGTTTCACCTTGGGAGATTGATCCCTCGGTTTCTCTCCCACACTTGAGCATTCAGTCATCTCCAAGGCCTAAAAGGCCATGGGCAGGTTTACTGGATACTACCCCACCCGGAAACCCCATAACAA AAAGGGGTGGTTTTTTGGACTTTGAGGAGTCGGTTAGACCCTCTAAGGTCTTGCAAGGTCAAGAAAATATAGGTTCTGCATCACCCTCACAGGGGTTTGATGTTATGAACCGCCGGATACTGGATTTTGCGATGCAGTCTCATGCAAATCCAGTTCTTGTGTCGAGTAGAGTCAAGGATCGATTTGGTGAGTTTGTAGATGCTACTGGCGTGAACCCAGCTTGTTCAGGTGTTATGGACCTGGATAGGTTTCCAAGGGTCTTGCAAGGTCAAGAAATTTGCTCGCTTAAATCATTCCCGCAATTTGCTGGTTTCAGTCCAGCTGCTGCTCCTAATCCCTTTGCTTACCAAGCCAACAAGTCAAGTTACTATCCGCTAGCTTTGCATGGGATTAGGAGCACTCATGTTCCGTATCAGAATCCATACAATGCGGGAAACCAATCCTCGGGTCCCCCTTCACGTGCAATAAACTTTGGTGAAGAGACTAGAAAGTTTGATGCACAAAATGAAGGTGGCCTACCAAATAATGTTACAGCTGATTTGCCATTCAAGATTGATATGATGGGAAAACAGAAAGGCAGTGAGTTGAATATGAATGCTTCATCAGGATGTAAACTTTTCGGATTCTCCTTACCAGTGGAGACACCTGCATCTAAGCCGCAAAGCTCGAGCAAAAGAATCTGTACAAAG GTTCACAAGCAAGGAAGCCAAGTGGGGAGAGCTATTGATTTGTCGCGACTTAACGGGTATGATGATCTCCTTATGGAGCTTGAACGGCTGTTCAACATGGAAGGGCTTCTCAGGGATCCTGAAAAAGGATGGAGGATCTTATATACTGATAGTGAGAACGATATGATGGTCGTTGGCGATGATCCATGGCA TGATTTCTGCAATGTGGTGTGGAAGATACACTTATACACGAAAGAGGAAGTGGAGAATGCGAATGACGATAACAAGAGTTGTTTAGAGCAAGCTGCTCTCATGATGGAAGCATCAAAGTCATCTTCTGTGAGCCAGCCTGATTCTTCTCCTACAATCACTAGGGTTTGA
- the ARF4 gene encoding auxin response factor 4 has protein sequence MEFDLNTEIAEVEEEENDDVGVGVGGGTRIDKGSASSIYSELWHACAGPLTCLPKKGNVVVYFPQGHLEQDAMVSYSSPLEIPKFDLNPQIVCRVVNVQLLANKDTDEVYTQVTLLPLQEFSMLNGEGKEVKELGGEEERNGSSSVKRTPHMFCKTLTASDTSTHGGFSVPRRAAEDCFAPLDYKQQRPSQELIAKDLHGVEWKFRHIYRGQPRRHLLTTGWSIFVSQKNLVSGDAVLFLRDEGGELRLGIRRAARPRNGLPDSIIEKNSCSNILSLVANAVSTKSMFHVFYSPRATHAEFVIPYEKYITSIRSPVCIGTRFRMRFEMDDSPERRCAGVVTGVCDLDPYRWPNSKWRCLLVRWDESFVSDHQERVSPWEIDPSVSLPHLSIQSSPRPKRPWAGLLDTTPPGNPITKRGGFLDFEESVRPSKVLQGQENIGSASPSQGFDVMNRRILDFAMQSHANPVLVSSRVKDRFGEFVDATGVNPACSGVMDLDRFPRVLQGQEICSLKSFPQFAGFSPAAAPNPFAYQANKSSYYPLALHGIRSTHVPYQNPYNAGNQSSGPPSRAINFGEETRKFDAQNEGGLPNNVTADLPFKIDMMGKQKGSELNMNASSGCKLFGFSLPVETPASKPQSSSKRICTKVHKQGSQVGRAIDLSRLNGYDDLLMELERLFNMEGLLRDPEKGWRILYTDSENDMMVVGDDPWHDFCNVVWKIHLYTKEEVENANDDNKSCLEQAALMMEASKSSSVSQPDSSPTITRV, from the exons ATGGAATTTGACTTGAATACTGAGATTGCGGAGgtggaagaggaggagaatgATGATGTAGGAGTAGGAGTAGGAGGAGGAACAAGAATTGACAAGG GCTCTGCATCTTCCATTTACTCTGAGCTTTGGCATGCTTGTGCTGGTCCTCTCACTTGTCTTCCCAAGAAAGGCAATGTAGTTGTCTATTTCCCTCAAGGTCATTTGGAGCAAGATGCTATGGTTTCATATTCGTCTCCTCTTGAAATCCCCAAATTTGACCTTAATCCCCAAATCGTCTGCAGGGTGGTTAATGTCCAGTTGCTT GCTAATAAGGACACCGATGAGGTCTACACTCAAGTCACTCTGCTTCCACTTCAAGAG TTTTCGATGCTAAATGGGGAGGGGAAAGAGGTCAAGGAGTTAGGAGGGGAGGAAGAGAGGAACGGAAGCTCATCCGTCAAGCGGACACCTCATATGTTCTGTAAAACCTTAACAGCGTCTGACACAAGCACACATGGAGGCTTCTCTGTACCTAGAAGAGCCGCTGAAGATTGTTTTGCTCCTCTT GACTACAAACAACAGAGGCCATCTCAAGAGCTCATTGCAAAGGACCTCCATGGAGTAGAGTGGAAGTTTCGCCATATCTATAGAG GTCAACCAAGGAGGCATCTACTCACCACTGGTTGGAGTATCTTTGTCAGTCAAAAGAATCTCGTCTCTGGTGATGCGGTTCTCTTTCTGAG AGACGAAGGAGGAGAGCTGAGATTAGGAATCAGAAGAGCAGCACGGCCAAGAAATGGACTTCCTGACTCAATCATTGAGAAGAATTCATGTTCAAACATTCTGTCTCTTGTGGCTAATGCTGTATCTACAAAAAGCATGTTTCATGTGTTCTACAGTCCACG AGCGACGCATGCAGAGTTTGTGATTCCTTATGAGAAGTATATCACAAGCATCAGGAGTCCTGTTTGCATAGGCACAAGATTTAGAATGCGATTTGAAATGGACGATTCTCCTGAGAGAAG ATGCGCTGGTGTAGTGACTGGAGTCTGTGACTTGGACCCGTATAGGTGGCCAAACTCTAAATGGAGGTGCTTGTTG GTGCGATGGGATGAGTCTTTTGTGAGTGATCATCAAGAAAGAGTTTCACCTTGGGAGATTGATCCCTCGGTTTCTCTCCCACACTTGAGCATTCAGTCATCTCCAAGGCCTAAAAGGCCATGGGCAGGTTTACTGGATACTACCCCACCCGGAAACCCCATAACAA AAAGGGGTGGTTTTTTGGACTTTGAGGAGTCGGTTAGACCCTCTAAGGTCTTGCAAGGTCAAGAAAATATAGGTTCTGCATCACCCTCACAGGGGTTTGATGTTATGAACCGCCGGATACTGGATTTTGCGATGCAGTCTCATGCAAATCCAGTTCTTGTGTCGAGTAGAGTCAAGGATCGATTTGGTGAGTTTGTAGATGCTACTGGCGTGAACCCAGCTTGTTCAGGTGTTATGGACCTGGATAGGTTTCCAAGGGTCTTGCAAGGTCAAGAAATTTGCTCGCTTAAATCATTCCCGCAATTTGCTGGTTTCAGTCCAGCTGCTGCTCCTAATCCCTTTGCTTACCAAGCCAACAAGTCAAGTTACTATCCGCTAGCTTTGCATGGGATTAGGAGCACTCATGTTCCGTATCAGAATCCATACAATGCGGGAAACCAATCCTCGGGTCCCCCTTCACGTGCAATAAACTTTGGTGAAGAGACTAGAAAGTTTGATGCACAAAATGAAGGTGGCCTACCAAATAATGTTACAGCTGATTTGCCATTCAAGATTGATATGATGGGAAAACAGAAAGGCAGTGAGTTGAATATGAATGCTTCATCAGGATGTAAACTTTTCGGATTCTCCTTACCAGTGGAGACACCTGCATCTAAGCCGCAAAGCTCGAGCAAAAGAATCTGTACAAAG GTTCACAAGCAAGGAAGCCAAGTGGGGAGAGCTATTGATTTGTCGCGACTTAACGGGTATGATGATCTCCTTATGGAGCTTGAACGGCTGTTCAACATGGAAGGGCTTCTCAGGGATCCTGAAAAAGGATGGAGGATCTTATATACTGATAGTGAGAACGATATGATGGTCGTTGGCGATGATCCATGGCA TGATTTCTGCAATGTGGTGTGGAAGATACACTTATACACGAAAGAGGAAGTGGAGAATGCGAATGACGATAACAAGAGTTGTTTAGAGCAAGCTGCTCTCATGATGGAAGCATCAAAGTCATCTTCTGTGAGCCAGCCTGATTCTTCTCCTACAATCACTAGGGTTTGA
- a CDS encoding Preprotein translocase Sec, Sec61-beta subunit protein codes for MARGSSQSQQSTSTGSSTARPGLAAPRGSAAATAGMRRRRLGGGGGVSSGGGSGVGSGSSNMLRFYTDDAPGLKISPTVVLIMSLCFIGFVTALHVFGKLYLHKSGSQA; via the coding sequence ATGGCGAGAGGCTCTTCCCAATCCCAACAATCAACCTCCACCGGTTCTTCAACCGCCCGGCCCGGTCTGGCCGCTCCTCGTGGTTCCGCCGCCGCTACTGCCGGCATGCGTCGCCGCAGGCTCGGTGGCGGTGGTGGCGTATCCTCAGGCGGCGGATCTGGAGTTGGATCAGGATCGAGCAACATGCTGAGATTCTACACAGATGATGCTCCGGGGTTGAAGATCTCACCGACGGTTGTTCTGATCATGAGTCTCTGTTTCATCGGCTTCGTCACTGCTCTTCACGTCTTTGGAAAACTCTACCTCCACAAATCCGGATCCCAAGCTTAG
- a CDS encoding C2H2 and C2HC zinc fingers superfamily protein: protein MNQDMMIPHNHDRLSFSSFVHDQEHITPNPYPNSQPAASTKTPKKKRNLPGNPDPNAEVISLSPKSLMATNRFFCEICNKGFQREQNLQLHKRGHNLPWKLKQKTNKNQVKKKVYICPEKSCVHHDPARALGDLTGIKKHFSRKHGEKKWKCDKCSKKYAVISDWKAHNKICGSREFRCDCGTLFSRKDSFISHRSFCDVLAEESSKFFSVPSPLAANSTIATVTDTNNPILIQSQLDQSSTGTADLNVNNNHTTLFGQKFTNSNPTQQQPNALALSSPPSPRSTSDSVHNLWKLQEEECAHQWLLNEYMNNNKNIFHKGIFKNQEDEIKKGNIYSGSNPTDGNIASLFSYNQEAVNMASFSATTLLQKVAQTGTPSSSETSTTMFGQMTSSIFNNTMLNSYCLTAKNNEEELTRDFLGVGSSEDQQRLHRHRFPSSVPLTANHDIPKLAATIVGRKQP, encoded by the exons ATGAATCAAGACATGATGATTCCACATAATCATGACCGCCTCTCATTCTCTAGCTTTGTCCATGACCAAGAGCACATCACCCCTAATCCTTACCCTAACTCTCAGCCTGCAGCCTCCACTAAAACAcccaagaaaaagagaaacctTCCAGGAAATCCAg atCCAAATGCAGAAGTCATCTCTCTATCTCCAAAATCCCTCATGGCGACAAATCGGttcttttgtgaaatttgTAACAAGGGGTTTCAGAGAGAACAGAACCTTCAGCTCCACAAAAGAGGCCACAACCTGCCATGGAAGCTGAAGCAGAAAACGAACAAGAAtcaggtgaagaagaaagtttatATATGCCCTGAGAAGAGTTGCGTCCATCATGATCCAGCTCGAGCCCTAGGAGACCTTACTGGAATAAAGAAGCACTTTAGCAGGAAACATGGAGAGAAGAAGTGGAAATGCGATAAGTGTTCCAAGAAGTATGCTGTGATATCCGATTGGAAAGCTCATAACAAGATTTGTGGTAGCAGAGAGTTTAGATGTGATTGTGGTACTCTTTTCTCCAG GAAGGACAGTTTCATCTCACATAGATCCTTCTGTGATGTCTTAGCTGAAGAAAGTTCTAAATTCTTCTCAGTTCCTTCACCATTAGCCGCCAATTCGACCATCGCCACTGTCACTGATACCAACAATCCAATTCTCATTCAATCACAATTGGATCAATCTTCCACAGGTACGGCCGATCTTAACGTCAACAACAATCACACCACCCTATTTGGACAAAAGTTCACCAACTCCAACCCAACCCAACAACAACCCAATGCTTTGGCGTTGTCCTCACCACCATCACCTCGTAGTACATCTGATTCGGTTCATAATCTATGGAAGTTACAAGAAGAGGAATGTGCACACCAGTGGTTACTCAATGAATATAtgaacaataacaaaaacatattccATAAGGGAAtattcaagaatcaagaagatgaGATAAAGAAGGGAAATATCTACAGCGGCTCAAACCCAACCGATGGAAACATAGCATCCTTGTTCTCGTATAATCAAGAAGCAGTGAATATGGCTTCATTTTCGGCAACAACATTGCTTCAAAAGGTAGCTCAAACGGGAACACCATCAAGCTCCGAAACTAGCACCACCATGTTTGGGCAAATGACTTCCTCCATCTTCAACAATACGATGCTAAACTCCTATTGTTTAACGGCGAAGaataatgaagaagagttGACCAGAGACTTTCTTGGTGTGGGAAGTAGTGAGGACCAACAACGTCTACATCGTCATCGCTTCCCATCAAGCGTGCCATTGACGGCGAACCATGATATTCCCAAGTTGGCCGCAACCATTGTAGGCAGGAAGCAACCATAG
- a CDS encoding C2H2 and C2HC zinc fingers superfamily protein gives MMIPHNHDRLSFSSFVHDQEHITPNPYPNSQPAASTKTPKKKRNLPGNPDPNAEVISLSPKSLMATNRFFCEICNKGFQREQNLQLHKRGHNLPWKLKQKTNKNQVKKKVYICPEKSCVHHDPARALGDLTGIKKHFSRKHGEKKWKCDKCSKKYAVISDWKAHNKICGSREFRCDCGTLFSRKDSFISHRSFCDVLAEESSKFFSVPSPLAANSTIATVTDTNNPILIQSQLDQSSTGTADLNVNNNHTTLFGQKFTNSNPTQQQPNALALSSPPSPRSTSDSVHNLWKLQEEECAHQWLLNEYMNNNKNIFHKGIFKNQEDEIKKGNIYSGSNPTDGNIASLFSYNQEAVNMASFSATTLLQKVAQTGTPSSSETSTTMFGQMTSSIFNNTMLNSYCLTAKNNEEELTRDFLGVGSSEDQQRLHRHRFPSSVPLTANHDIPKLAATIVGRKQP, from the exons ATGATGATTCCACATAATCATGACCGCCTCTCATTCTCTAGCTTTGTCCATGACCAAGAGCACATCACCCCTAATCCTTACCCTAACTCTCAGCCTGCAGCCTCCACTAAAACAcccaagaaaaagagaaacctTCCAGGAAATCCAg atCCAAATGCAGAAGTCATCTCTCTATCTCCAAAATCCCTCATGGCGACAAATCGGttcttttgtgaaatttgTAACAAGGGGTTTCAGAGAGAACAGAACCTTCAGCTCCACAAAAGAGGCCACAACCTGCCATGGAAGCTGAAGCAGAAAACGAACAAGAAtcaggtgaagaagaaagtttatATATGCCCTGAGAAGAGTTGCGTCCATCATGATCCAGCTCGAGCCCTAGGAGACCTTACTGGAATAAAGAAGCACTTTAGCAGGAAACATGGAGAGAAGAAGTGGAAATGCGATAAGTGTTCCAAGAAGTATGCTGTGATATCCGATTGGAAAGCTCATAACAAGATTTGTGGTAGCAGAGAGTTTAGATGTGATTGTGGTACTCTTTTCTCCAG GAAGGACAGTTTCATCTCACATAGATCCTTCTGTGATGTCTTAGCTGAAGAAAGTTCTAAATTCTTCTCAGTTCCTTCACCATTAGCCGCCAATTCGACCATCGCCACTGTCACTGATACCAACAATCCAATTCTCATTCAATCACAATTGGATCAATCTTCCACAGGTACGGCCGATCTTAACGTCAACAACAATCACACCACCCTATTTGGACAAAAGTTCACCAACTCCAACCCAACCCAACAACAACCCAATGCTTTGGCGTTGTCCTCACCACCATCACCTCGTAGTACATCTGATTCGGTTCATAATCTATGGAAGTTACAAGAAGAGGAATGTGCACACCAGTGGTTACTCAATGAATATAtgaacaataacaaaaacatattccATAAGGGAAtattcaagaatcaagaagatgaGATAAAGAAGGGAAATATCTACAGCGGCTCAAACCCAACCGATGGAAACATAGCATCCTTGTTCTCGTATAATCAAGAAGCAGTGAATATGGCTTCATTTTCGGCAACAACATTGCTTCAAAAGGTAGCTCAAACGGGAACACCATCAAGCTCCGAAACTAGCACCACCATGTTTGGGCAAATGACTTCCTCCATCTTCAACAATACGATGCTAAACTCCTATTGTTTAACGGCGAAGaataatgaagaagagttGACCAGAGACTTTCTTGGTGTGGGAAGTAGTGAGGACCAACAACGTCTACATCGTCATCGCTTCCCATCAAGCGTGCCATTGACGGCGAACCATGATATTCCCAAGTTGGCCGCAACCATTGTAGGCAGGAAGCAACCATAG